The sequence below is a genomic window from Micromonospora aurantiaca ATCC 27029.
AGCGGCAGGACCTCTTCGGAGATCGTGACGACGGTGGCGGGTCGTCGACCGTCGTAGCAGCCGTTGACGATGTCCCAGGCGCGCGTCAGGACTCGTGTGTCGGGATCGCGGGATTCGTCGGCGGCTCTCTGGGCGCTGGCCCACCATCTCCTCGACAGCAGGGCGTGTCCCGACGCGACGAGGCTGAGCGCGACGATCACCGACAGCGCCGCGGCGGCACGTAGCAGCTGTGGGCGGCGCCGATCGTCAACTGCGGCGAGTTGATGCTGAAGGACCGTCAGATCCCGGCCGAGTTGGGTCATCAGCTGATCGTGCGGCTGGCGATAGTAGGCCGTGCCGTAGGAGGAGACGATCTCGGTCCACGCGTCGGAGTCGACGTCGACCGCGGTGTCGAGGCCGTGCCGCAGCGCCTCCCAGCCGACCAGCCGGTCGACTGTGGGGAGAGCAGCGAGCGAAGTCATGGCTTGGAGGACCGACCGTCTCGGCATGTCGATGTCGTCGGCACACCTGCTGTCGTACGCCTTCTTGAGCGATCCGCCCGTCGACAGTGCCCGGTCATAGGCGGCCACGACGGCGGGGTTGACGGGTCGGTCGCCACGCTCGATCTGCCCGAGGTAGCCGAAGTCGTACCTGATGAGGTCGGCGAACTTCCGCAGTGACCAACCGGCGGCTACCCGATGCTGCCTGAGTATGTCCCCGAAACGGTCCATGCCGTCCTCTCCGGCTGTGGGCTTGCGTGTGGGCCCACTGCTCACCGCTGCCGCCTGCTCTCCGTAATCGGGATGCTACCCATGCCGACCTATTCGGCGCGGCCCGTGTGAGCCCTGTCGGCGTACCGCGATCACGCTGCGACGGCAGGCGCCGGGAGCGGGCCGTCATCGGCCCGCTCTCCACGGCCGGATGGCACCGACGAAGGACAGGTTCGATGAGGATCATCCCTTTCCGACGCCGACGCAACCGTCGGCCCGAGCGCCGTGCGACGTGCTATCGCTCTGCGGCGTACCAGACGCTGCGCCCCTGGCAGGTCCGGGAGCGAACGTTCAGATCCACACCACTGGGCCGGCGCGGGCTCGACCCCGAGCAGGTCCGGGAGTTCCTGGATCTGGTGGCGGGCGACCTGGCGACGGTCTACGACGCGCTGGCCGAGAGCCGCCGGGAGACCGGCCGGGTGAAGGACGCCCTGCGGCGCTGGCAGTCCGAGCAGGCCCGTGCGCGGGCCGAGCGGGAGCAGGAGCGATGACCGAGCGGTGGGTCATCCATCTGCCGATGGTCGTCAACGACCTCGTGTCGGCGCAGCGACTTGCCCGTGTGGTGGCACATTGGAGCCACGTCCTCCCGCAGACCGAGCCAGGCGGCACCAGCGTCTCGCCCGAGGACGACCAGAACGTGCGGCACTGGGTCTTCTGCGACCGAAACCTGTCCGAGGGACGACGCTGCCTGCTCCGACCCGATCACGACGGCGACTGCTCGCCGCGATTCCGGCCACGGTGAGCCGTCGCTCAGGCGTTCGGGACCAGCCGGAACACGCGGATCTCGCGGCCACCGGCCCGCTCGACGTACGTGCGGTACGCGGGCCACTCCTGCACCAGCCGCTGGAACAGCCGTTCCCGTTCCTCGCCGGTGACCTGCTCGGCGGTGACCGGGATCCGGCGTCCCTTGACGTCCACCTCGGCGGCCGGGTCGGCCATCAGGTTGAACGTCCAGGACGGCTGGTGCTGCTGCCCCCAGTTCGAGCCGATCACCACGTAGGCGTCGCCGTCCGGGACGTACACCAGGGGGTTGCTGCGGGGCTTGCCGGAGCGGCGGCCGGTGGAGGTGAGCACCAGCGTGGGCACGAGCCCGAAGGCGACCACGCGGCCCTTCGTCATCCGGCCGACCAGCCGGTCGGCCGGGACGAGCAGGCGCATGGTGGCGCCGAACCAACGCTGGTGACCGAGACGGCGGGTGAGGGCTCCCAGGGCTGACATCCGACAAGTGTGCCGTCCGCGGGGTGCCCCGTCATCCCTCGGACGGTCAGTCCGCCCAAGGTCGACTCCATCTCGCCGAAGTGGTGGCATCCACCCCACCGCGATACCGCCACTCCGGCGGAATGGTGTCGATCATGGCCGGAAGTGGTGTCGATCATGGCGGGACAGTCAGTCGAGCCGGCGTTCGATGGGCAGGCGGGACCGGGTGAACAGCGCTGCGCCGCCCATCGCCACGAGCGGCACCACGACCAGCGCGGCGAGCGTCACGCCGGGCACTGTCACCGGGTACGGCGGCTGCACCGGCCAGGACTCCGCGTACCGCTGGTTGAGCGCGGACAGGACGACCACGGCGGAGCCGAGCCCGGCGACGATGCCCAGCGCGGAGCCGAGCACCGCGATGACTCCGGCCTGGCAGAGCGACAGCAGGCGGCGTACCCGGGGATCGGCGCCCACCGCCGCGAGCGTGGACAGGTCCCGGCGGCCCTCGGCCGCGGCGAGGCCGGTGGCGACCGCGGCGGCGCCCAGCGTGATCACCCCGGAGGCCACCGCCAGCAGGAGCAGCATCGAGCGCTGGTCCGACGGGGGCTCGGCGGTGGCCACCTGCGCGGACATGGGCCCGATGTCGAACAGCTCGTCGGTCAGCATCTCGACCTGCCGGTCGGTGGGCGAGCCGGCGGTGTCCAGCAGGTAACCCATCGGCACGGCGGACAGGCCGAGCGCGTCCGCGGCGGCGGGGGAGAGCACCAGCCGGTCGACTGTGAGACCGCCGCGCAGCGCGTACGCGGGCAGGAGACGCCCGGTGGGCGGGCCGCCGGAGTTGTAGTTGACCTCCACGCGGACCTGCCCGTCCACCACCCGCCGGGCGTCGGTGACCACCACGCCCCCGGCGGCGAGCGTCCGGCGCGCGGCGGCCAGCTCGTCGTCCGGCGCGCCGGTGAGCGCGGGCAGCGCGGCGCCGTCGTCCACGAGCGCCGGCAGGTAGACGTCGACGGGCTCCTGGAAGGGGCTCACGCAGCGCGGATCCCGCCGGGCCGAGTCGGGGATGACCGGGTCGGAGGAGCTGTACGGGCACTGCTGCGCCTGCGGCATGAGCGCGTAGGGGCTGCAGTCGTCCTTCTCCCGGACGTCGCCGGCGCAGCCGGGGATCGCGACCGACACCACTGTGGCGTCGGACAGGACCGCGCGGGCCCGGCCGGCCACGACCTGGGCCGACGGTGGGTCCGCCGGGGTCTCACCGGAGTGGGTGAGCAGCACGTTCCCCGGCGGCAGGCCGGGTTGCCAGAGCGCCCGTGAGCGGGTCTCGTCGCTCGCCACGTAGACGCCGAGCGCGACGCTTCCGGCCACCGCCGCCATCACCGCGGAGATGGCGGGCGCGGCCGAGGACCGGTTGCGGCTGGCGTCGCGCAACGCGAGCCGGGGGGTCAGCGGCAGCAGCCGCCCGGCCCGGCCCAGCACGCCGACGAGCGACGGGGTGCAGAACACCAGCCCCAGCTCGCCCAGCGCGACACCGGCCAGCACTCCGGTCTGCGAGGTGCGGCCGGCGGCGAACGCGGCGATCGCGGTCCCGGCGACGGTGAGCGCCACCCCGACCAGCAGCCAGCGGCGGCGTGGCCGGGTCGCGTCGCGCCGGCCTGCCAGGCCGGTCGCCACGTCCTGCCGGGCCGCCGCCCAGGCCGGCGCCATCGCCGCGAGCACCCCGGCCAGCACCGCCGTCGCGGCGATCGCCACCAGCGCGGCCGGGAAGATCCGGTACGCCCCGAGGCGCTCCCCGAGCAGGTACTGCTCGACGATCGGCCGGCCGGCGAACGCCGCCCCGATCCCGAGCAGCATGCCCAGGGCGGCTCCGCCGGCGCCGAGCACCACCCCGTCTGCGAGCACGATCCGGCGCAGGTGGGAGGCGTCGCCACCGGCCACCGCGACGAGTGCGAGGTCCCGCCGCCGGCGCCGGACGCTCACCGCGAAGGCCGGGCCGACCAGCAGCACCACCTCCAGCAGGCCCAGCCCGCCGACGACTCCGACGACGCCCGCCTCGTCGGCGTCCGGTACGGACATGCCGCGGGTGAACTCCTGCCGTCCCGGCAGCGGGCTGCGCGCGACGACCTGGATGCCCTGCGCGTTCAGCCGGTCCACGAGCCCCGGTTCCAGCGGGCCGGGCAGGTCCACCAGCCAGGTGTCGCTGCCGGCCATGCCCTCCGAGGTCACAGCGGGCAGCGTGATCACGTCCCGGAGGTTGTCCGGATACTCCACCACCCCGACCACCCGGTACGTGGCGCCGTCGATCGTGCGTACCGGGTCGCCGATGCGGGTCTCCAGCCGGCGCAGCGCCGTCGGGCTGACCGCGATCTCGTCGGGGCGTACCGGTGGCCGGCCGTCGCGTACCCGGGCCAGCGGCCGGGTGAGCGGGTCGGTCAGGTCGACGGCGCGCGCCTCGAGCGACTCGACGTGCCGGTCCACCCGTGTCGAGAACGTCATCCACCAGCGGGTGCGAGCCAGCCGGCTGCCCTCGGGCAGCAGCGCGCGCACCTCCTCGGCGGTCGCCGGGCGGGTCCGGGACACCCATTCGCCCTGGACCGGCCAGGCCGACTCGCCCCAGGCGTCCTGCGTCACCGGCGCGAGGCTGTCCCAGCGCAGGGCGACGTCGCCGCCGCCGAGCTGGCGCTCGATGCGCTCGGCGCGGGTCAGATCCCCCATGTCGTAGCTGACCGCGGCGAAGCTGAGGCCGAACACCGGCAGCGCGATCATCACCAGCACCAGCAGCGTGCGCCGCCGGGACCGCCGGGCCTCCCGGCGGGCGATCCGCAGCGCGGTCCGCCACGACCCGCCTACGGCGGCGAGGCGGCCGCCGGTCACCGGGTGCTGCCGCTGAGCAGGTGGTCGACGCCGATCAGCGGGGCGGTCGAGTCGACCATCACCCCGTCGCGCAGGAAGACCACCCGGTCCGCCCAGCCGGCGTGCCGGGCCTCGTGGGTGACCAGCACCCCGGCCGCTCCGGCGTCCACCCGGCGGCGCAGCAGATGCAGCACCGCCTCGCCGGTCTGGGAGTCCAGCGCGCCGGTCGGCTCGTCGGCGAGGACCAGGCGGCGTTCGCCGACGAGGGCCCGCGCGATCGCCACCCGCTGCTGCTGGCCACCCGACATCTGGTCCGGGAAGCGGTCGGCCAGGTCCTCTAGGTCGACCTCGCGCAGCGCGGCCAGCGCCAGCTGGCGGGCCGCCCGTACGCCGGTGCCGTCCAGTTCCAGTGGCAGCGCCACGTTCTCCACGGCGGTCAGGCTGCCGAGCAGGTTCAGGTCCTGGAAGACGTACCCGATCCGGCGGCGCCGCAGCCGGGCCAGCTCGCGGGCGGACAGCCCGACCAGGGTCTCGCCCTCGACCACCACCTCGCCGCCGGTGGGCCGGTCCAGGCCGCCGGCGAGCGCCAGCAGCGTGGACTTGCCGGACCCGGAGGGGCCCATCACCGCCACCAGCTCACCGGCCCGCACGGTCAGGCTCACGCCGCGCAGCGCGTGCACGGCGGCCTCACCGGCGCCGTGGGTCCGGCGTACGTCACGCAGTTCCAGCACCCCGTCGATCGGGTCCATCAGCGCCTCCCGTGCCGGGTCACCGGCGGGCTTCGTCGCCGGCCCGGTCCACCGCCTCGGGGTGGTCGACCGCCCGGATCGGCGCCGGGCGGTGCCGGACCAGGCTCGTCTCGCAGTGGTCGAGCCACCGCACCTCGGCCTCGGTCTGGAAGATCATCGCGTCCAGCACCAGCCGCCAGGGTAGATCCTCCGGCTTGTCGCTCGTGTACTTCAACCGGGTGAACTCCTGGAGCGCGCGCATGGTGGCGGTGCGCTGGGTCTGCACCACCGACCGCACGTCGACGCCGGGGGTGGTCAGCGCCAGCGCCAGTTTGATGGACAGCTCGTCGCGCGGCCGGTCGGCGCGGCTGATCGGCGTGGCGAACCACAGCGCCAGGTCCGCCCGTCCGGCGTCGGTGATCTCGTACGGCCGCTGCCCGCTCTCGTTCTCCGGCAGCGGGCGGACCAGGCCGTCACGTTCCAGCCGCGCCAGCGTGGTGTAGACCTGTCCGATGTTCAGCGGCCAGGTCGACCCGGTGGACTCCTCGAACGCGGCACGGAGCTGGTAGCCGTACATCTGGCCGCGTTCGAGCAGGGCGAGCAGGCCGTGACGGATGGACATGACCGCGAGTATGCATACCTGGTATGCGCTACGCAACCGGAGGGTTCCGCCGGGTGACCGGCGTCGCGCTCAGGCCGGGCGGCCCGGGAACGGAACGGTGACCGGCGTCACGCCTGCCGTACGCCGCCAGCGGGTGGCGCGCAACGCGCAGTCGGTGAGCGCGGCGAGCGCGGTGTTCCGGTCCGCGCCGGTGGTGTGCGGCAGCGCGGCCCGCCAGTGCCCGGCCGTCCTCTCCTCGATCTCCACCGCCAGGCGCAGCGCGCTCGCCCGGTCCGTCACCGGGTAGGGCAGCGCGTACCCGGCCCGGTCGGCGGGCACCTGCCCGGAGCCCTCGGCGAGCTGGAGCAGCAGCGCGTCGCGGCGGGACCGGTGGGCCGCCTCGGCGGCACGGGCCGCCGTACGCGCCGCCTCGGTCAGGTGCACACCGATCACCCCGTACGCCCAGATCGCCGCGTACTCGGCGGCGAGCGCGTCGGCGAGCGCCGAGGCCGGGCCGGTCGTCGGGTTGGTCATTTGAGCGCCTCCACGTGTGTGGCCCGCGCGGCGGCGATCGAGCCGAGCAGCGCGGCCCGCTCGGCCGGCGCTGCCGCGCACGCCTTGGCCGCGTTCGTCCGGCCCTCCTGCTCGGCCCGGCGGAGCTCGGTGAGCACGGCGTCGGGCGCGGGCGCGCTCGCCGAGCCGGCGGCCGGTGTGCCGGAGGGCGCCGGCCGGCCGATCACGCGGCGTAGCTCCTCGGCGTGCGCCCGGTGCGCGTCGGCGATCGGGGTGAGCCGCCCGGCCAGCGCCGGGTCGGCGGTGGCGGCGGCCCGGTAGCGAGCCTCCAGCGCGAGCGCCTCGGCGACGAGCGGCTCCAGCGCGTCCGGCTCCGGTGGCTCCTCGTCGCGGTCGAAAAGATCACAACCGGTCAGCGGCGCGGTCGCGCCGCCGAGCGCCACGAGCCCGCCGGCGCGCAGCAGCCAGCGCCGGGAATGCCCCGCTCTGACCTGGTCGGATGGTGTTCTGCCGATCCCCACCTGACAGAGTCAACACCATTCGCGCCGTCTCGTGGGTCAGGGTCTCGGTGCGCCGCCGGGTCCGTCGGCGGTCGTTAGCGTTACGCTCTGCGCAACCACCGGGCGCGGACGCCCCGGTGGCGCGCCGGTATGGCGGGCCGATCGCCCGCACCGGCCAGGGACAACACGGCCCGCGGGTCGTGGCAACAGCAGGAGAGGTGCGCGCAATGACGCAGCGTGGCCGTGCCACCCGGTCGACGGGGCCCTCCGGGCGGCCCCGCCGCTCCGACGGCCCCCGCGGCGCGGACCGGAGCGGCGCACCCCGCGGCGATCTCGCCGCCCGCCGCAACCGGCTGCGCGAGGTGATCGAACCGGTCGTCACGGCGGCCGGTTACGACTTGGAGGACCTCTCCGTCTCCCGCGCCGGCCGGCGGCACGTGGTCCGGGTGATCGTGGACGCCGACGGCGGGATCAACCTGGACGGCGTGGCGGACGTCTCCCGCGCGGTCTCGGCGGCGCTGGACGCGGCCGAGGAGGCCGGCGGCGACATCGTGGCCGGCGAGTACCAGCTGGAGGTGAGCTCGCCCGGCGTGGACCGCCCGCTCACCCTGCCCCGGCACTGGCGGCGCAACGCCGGGCGGCTGGTCAAGGTCACCGTCCGCGGCGACGCGGGGGACCGCCAGCTCACCGGCCGGATCACGGCCGCCGACGACGAGCGCGTGGTGCTGGAGACCGACGCCGGCCCCGCCGAACACCCGTACGCCGAACTCGGGCCCGGCCGGGTCCAGGTGGAGTTCAACCGCCTGGACGACCTGGCCGACGAGGACTTCGGTGACGACACCGACGACGACGAAGATCTGGAGGACGAGGAGAGGTGAACATCGACCTCGCGGCGCTGCGCGCCCTGGAGCGCGAGCGGGAGATCCCGTTCGACACGATCCTCGCGGCGATCGAGACCGCGCTGCTGACCGCCTACCGGCACACCGACGGCGCCGAGCCGCACGCCCGGGTGGAGATCGACCGTAAGAGCGGGGCCGCCTCGGTCTACGCGCAGGAACTGGACGCCGACGGCACTGTGACCCGGGAGTGGGACGACACTCCGCACGACTTCGGGCGGATCGCCGCCATGACCGCCAAGCAGGTGATCCTCCAGCGGCTGCGGGAGGCCACCGACGAGGTGCACTTCGGCGAGTACGTCGGCCGCGACGGTGACCTGGTCACCGGCGTGGTGCAGGCGCACGAGACCCGCCGGGAGAAGGGCATCGTCAGCGTCGACCTGGGCAAGCTGGAGGGCGTCCTGCCGCAGTCCGAGCAGGTCCCCGGCGAGCGGTACGAGCACGGCGAGCGGATCCGCTGCGTGGTCGTGCACGTCGCCAAGGGAATGCGCGGCCCGCAGATCACGCTGTCCCGGTCGCATCCCGCGCTGGTGAAGAAGCTGTTCGCGCTGGAGGTGCCGGAGATCGCCGACGGCACCGTGGAGATCGGCGCGATCGCGCGTGAGGCAGGTCACCGTACGAAGATCGCTGTGCGCTCGACCACGTCCGGCGTCAACGCCAAGGGCGCCTGCATCGGCCCGATGGGCCAGCGGGTCCGGGCCGTGATGAGCGAGCTGCACGGCGAGAAGATCGACATTATCGACTGGTCGGACGACCCGGCCACCTTCGTCGGCAACGCGTTGTCGCCGGCCAAGGCGCTGCGGGTCGAGGTGGTCGACCTGGCCTCCCGTACCGCCCGGGTGACCGTGCCGGACTTCCAGCTCTCGCTCGCGATCGGCCGGGAAGGGCAGAACGCCCGCCTCGCGGCCCGTCTGACCGGTTGGCGCATCGACATCCGGTCCGACGCGGAGACCGCAGCCCCGCAGAGCCGGGGCGGAGCTGATCACGTCCCGGAGCCGGGCGGCGCGATCTCCGGCGGCTAGGGGTAGACTTACTCAGTGGCACGACGCGCGATTCCGGAGCGCACCTGTGTGGGCTGCCGGAAACGAGCGCCGGCCAGCGAGTTGTTGCGGGTCGTCGCGATCGGTGACGAGGCTGGTCACACCAGTCTCCGGCCCGATCCGGCCCGCAGACTGCCGGGTCGGGGAGCGAACATGCACCCTGATCCGGCCTGCTTCGCGCAGGCGGTGCGACGCCGCGCCTTCGGGCGGGCACTGCGCCTCACCGGGGTCCCCGACCACGGTGCGCTTGCGGAGCACGTCGACGCGCAACCCCCGACGACCGGTCAAGCCCGACCGGTCGAGGGTCGCTAGCAAGGTAGGACGACCGACATGAGCACACGATGAAGTCCCTGAAATGACCAGGCTTCAAGTGCAGGAGTGAGGTCGCTGCGGGTGCTGCCCGCACGACCTCGGAGTGAGGAGTGCAGTGGCAGGAAAGGCCCGCGTACACGAGCTTGCCAAGGAGCTCGGGGTCGAAAGCAAGACCGTTCTCGCCAAGCTCAAGGAAATGGGCGAGTTCGTGAAGTCCGCGTCCAGCACCGTCGAGGCGCCTGTCGCCCGGCGGCTGCGTAGCGCGTTCGTAGCCGGTTCGTCGGCGCCTGCCGGCCCGCCGGCTGCCGCGCCCAGTGGCCCGGCACCGACCCCGACGCCCACCCCGACCCCGGGTGCCCCCCG
It includes:
- a CDS encoding PadR family transcriptional regulator, which gives rise to MSIRHGLLALLERGQMYGYQLRAAFEESTGSTWPLNIGQVYTTLARLERDGLVRPLPENESGQRPYEITDAGRADLALWFATPISRADRPRDELSIKLALALTTPGVDVRSVVQTQRTATMRALQEFTRLKYTSDKPEDLPWRLVLDAMIFQTEAEVRWLDHCETSLVRHRPAPIRAVDHPEAVDRAGDEARR
- the nusA gene encoding transcription termination factor NusA; this translates as MNIDLAALRALEREREIPFDTILAAIETALLTAYRHTDGAEPHARVEIDRKSGAASVYAQELDADGTVTREWDDTPHDFGRIAAMTAKQVILQRLREATDEVHFGEYVGRDGDLVTGVVQAHETRREKGIVSVDLGKLEGVLPQSEQVPGERYEHGERIRCVVVHVAKGMRGPQITLSRSHPALVKKLFALEVPEIADGTVEIGAIAREAGHRTKIAVRSTTSGVNAKGACIGPMGQRVRAVMSELHGEKIDIIDWSDDPATFVGNALSPAKALRVEVVDLASRTARVTVPDFQLSLAIGREGQNARLAARLTGWRIDIRSDAETAAPQSRGGADHVPEPGGAISGG
- a CDS encoding DivIVA domain-containing protein, whose amino-acid sequence is MRIIPFRRRRNRRPERRATCYRSAAYQTLRPWQVRERTFRSTPLGRRGLDPEQVREFLDLVAGDLATVYDALAESRRETGRVKDALRRWQSEQARARAEREQER
- a CDS encoding ABC transporter ATP-binding protein, whose amino-acid sequence is MDPIDGVLELRDVRRTHGAGEAAVHALRGVSLTVRAGELVAVMGPSGSGKSTLLALAGGLDRPTGGEVVVEGETLVGLSARELARLRRRRIGYVFQDLNLLGSLTAVENVALPLELDGTGVRAARQLALAALREVDLEDLADRFPDQMSGGQQQRVAIARALVGERRLVLADEPTGALDSQTGEAVLHLLRRRVDAGAAGVLVTHEARHAGWADRVVFLRDGVMVDSTAPLIGVDHLLSGSTR
- the rimP gene encoding ribosome maturation factor RimP; the protein is MTQRGRATRSTGPSGRPRRSDGPRGADRSGAPRGDLAARRNRLREVIEPVVTAAGYDLEDLSVSRAGRRHVVRVIVDADGGINLDGVADVSRAVSAALDAAEEAGGDIVAGEYQLEVSSPGVDRPLTLPRHWRRNAGRLVKVTVRGDAGDRQLTGRITAADDERVVLETDAGPAEHPYAELGPGRVQVEFNRLDDLADEDFGDDTDDDEDLEDEER
- a CDS encoding nitroreductase family deazaflavin-dependent oxidoreductase, yielding MSALGALTRRLGHQRWFGATMRLLVPADRLVGRMTKGRVVAFGLVPTLVLTSTGRRSGKPRSNPLVYVPDGDAYVVIGSNWGQQHQPSWTFNLMADPAAEVDVKGRRIPVTAEQVTGEERERLFQRLVQEWPAYRTYVERAGGREIRVFRLVPNA
- a CDS encoding helix-turn-helix domain-containing protein, which gives rise to MDRFGDILRQHRVAAGWSLRKFADLIRYDFGYLGQIERGDRPVNPAVVAAYDRALSTGGSLKKAYDSRCADDIDMPRRSVLQAMTSLAALPTVDRLVGWEALRHGLDTAVDVDSDAWTEIVSSYGTAYYRQPHDQLMTQLGRDLTVLQHQLAAVDDRRRPQLLRAAAALSVIVALSLVASGHALLSRRWWASAQRAADESRDPDTRVLTRAWDIVNGCYDGRRPATVVTISEEVLPLASRPSAATCGLLAGRAQALSLAGRHDEAVATVRHLSEQIERLPATVVGDVESLWGWPEHRLRHTESWVYTHSGDQKAAAAAQARALELYPATQVRLRTQVQLHQAAATVRAGHITDGLTAAADLLDRLPREQHNELVRAVTMQVTAAVPDRERHRPLYRELMDRVQR
- a CDS encoding ABC transporter permease; its protein translation is MTGGRLAAVGGSWRTALRIARREARRSRRRTLLVLVMIALPVFGLSFAAVSYDMGDLTRAERIERQLGGGDVALRWDSLAPVTQDAWGESAWPVQGEWVSRTRPATAEEVRALLPEGSRLARTRWWMTFSTRVDRHVESLEARAVDLTDPLTRPLARVRDGRPPVRPDEIAVSPTALRRLETRIGDPVRTIDGATYRVVGVVEYPDNLRDVITLPAVTSEGMAGSDTWLVDLPGPLEPGLVDRLNAQGIQVVARSPLPGRQEFTRGMSVPDADEAGVVGVVGGLGLLEVVLLVGPAFAVSVRRRRRDLALVAVAGGDASHLRRIVLADGVVLGAGGAALGMLLGIGAAFAGRPIVEQYLLGERLGAYRIFPAALVAIAATAVLAGVLAAMAPAWAAARQDVATGLAGRRDATRPRRRWLLVGVALTVAGTAIAAFAAGRTSQTGVLAGVALGELGLVFCTPSLVGVLGRAGRLLPLTPRLALRDASRNRSSAAPAISAVMAAVAGSVALGVYVASDETRSRALWQPGLPPGNVLLTHSGETPADPPSAQVVAGRARAVLSDATVVSVAIPGCAGDVREKDDCSPYALMPQAQQCPYSSSDPVIPDSARRDPRCVSPFQEPVDVYLPALVDDGAALPALTGAPDDELAAARRTLAAGGVVVTDARRVVDGQVRVEVNYNSGGPPTGRLLPAYALRGGLTVDRLVLSPAAADALGLSAVPMGYLLDTAGSPTDRQVEMLTDELFDIGPMSAQVATAEPPSDQRSMLLLLAVASGVITLGAAAVATGLAAAEGRRDLSTLAAVGADPRVRRLLSLCQAGVIAVLGSALGIVAGLGSAVVVLSALNQRYAESWPVQPPYPVTVPGVTLAALVVVPLVAMGGAALFTRSRLPIERRLD
- a CDS encoding ferritin-like domain-containing protein; translation: MTNPTTGPASALADALAAEYAAIWAYGVIGVHLTEAARTAARAAEAAHRSRRDALLLQLAEGSGQVPADRAGYALPYPVTDRASALRLAVEIEERTAGHWRAALPHTTGADRNTALAALTDCALRATRWRRTAGVTPVTVPFPGRPA